Within the Rickettsia rickettsii genome, the region GTAGCGTGGCACTCCATAAAAATACTAAAAATTAGCATTTTTATACTTCCTTGCTTCGTCAAAAATTACAGTTTTTCTTAGCTCAGACGTTAAATTCTTAACTAATCTATCTTTACTAAAAGCTGCCGAATTAGGTGATAAGTTGTATTATAGTATAAAGAAAAAATGTAGGTGTAGGGAAGAAAGTAAAAAGGCAGATAAATAAAACCTGCCTTTTTATAATTGTTAACGAGAATATAACTCGATTACTAAATGCACTTCTGCTTCAAAAGGATATGGGACATCAGAAAGAGCAGGAACTCTTAAATATTTACCGGTTAATGAAGGTACATCAAATGATAAATACCCCGGTGTTGTTTGACCTTGTTTTGAAACGGATTCTTGGATAAGCGGTATTTGTTTTACGGATTCTTTAACTTCTATAACATCGCCTGCCTTTAGTCGTATGCTTGCGATATCGGCTTTCTTACCGTTTAATTTAATATGTCCGTGTGAAACTAACTGTCGTGCAGCAAAAATAGTTGGAGCTATATTCATTCTATAAACTACCGTATCAAGTCTACTTTCAAGTAACCCAATGAAATTTTCACCGGTATTACCTTTCATTTTTTGAGCAAGTGCAAAAATATTTCTAAATTGTTTTTCAGTGACACGACCGTAGTGGCATTTCAATCTTTGCTTAGCTTTTAAATGTAACCCATAATCTGAAGTTTTAATCATGGTATTCTGCCCATGTTGCCCGGGACGATAATTTCGTGTATTGAAAGCATCCTTGCTATCACCCCATAGACTTACTCCAAGTCTTCTACTAGCTTTATATTTAGAACGAACAATTTTTGTCACTGATAATATCCTTAACTTATTATTTATTATTTGAATTACAAAAAAATATATACATTTCTTGCCTCAAAGTCAATAATTGATTTTTAACCTAAAACTTTTTATATTTAATTAAAAAATATTTCATATGAGTTCCTTAGTAAGACCAATCAATTTAGGTAAAATCAATAATTCACAAAGTACTGTTAAAGACTATATTTTACTTATGAAACCGCGTGTAATGTCACTTGTGATTTTTACGGGTTTTGTAGGTATGTGGCTTGCTCCTTATTCCGTGCATCCGTTTATTGCTGGTATTGCAGTTGTTTGCATAGCGCTTGGGGCAGGTAGTGCAGGGGCAATTAATATGTGGTACGATAGAGACATCGATAGCTTAATGAAACGTACCCAAAAAAGACCGATAGTAAGAGGAGTTATAGAATCTGATGAAGCTTTATCTTTTGGTTTGATAACGGGATTTTTTGCAGTATTTTTTATGGCTTTATGTGTTAATCTACTTGCATCCTTTTTACTGCTATTCACTATTTTTTATTATATCTGTATTTATACTATTTGGTTAAAGCGTCGTTCTATACAAAATATCGTTATTGGCGGAGTATCGGGAGCATTACCTCCTGTGATAGGTTATGCAGCGGTAAGCAATACTATATCTCTAGAGTCGATTATATTATTTTTGATTATTTTTATTTGGACGCCGCCGCATTCATGGGCTCTTGCTTTATTCTGTAACGATGACTATAAAAACTGTAAAGTACCGATGATGCCTGCAGTAAAGGGGACTGTATATACTAAAAAACAAATTCTAATTTACAGTATTCTTTTATTTATTGTTTCGCTAATGCCTTTTTTTATTGGAATGAATAATTTTATATATTTAATAATTTCTGGTATCCTTGGGGTAGTATTTCTATATTATGCCGGTTCTTTATTCTATGACACCCCTGATAACAAACAAGCTAAACGATTTTTTGCCTATTCTATATTTTACTTGTTTTTTATATTTTTACTTTTGTACTCAACTAACACTATATCCACTATTAGCTGAGAGATAATAGTGTTGGGTTACTTTTATAGAAGCTAAAATTGAAACCCAACGTGAAGAAACATATCATAAGTGTATTTTCATGCCAGTGATTTTTTATTTATAACTGTAATTTTTAAATTTTATGCTTTTGTTTCGTAATTTTGATAAGTAGGAAGAGTTAGAATATATATCGTATTTTATTTCATGGGAGCAACCTGTCATGCAACACACTCCATCGTTGGATCAAACTACTCTTAATACTGGCTTTATAACGTACCGCCTTGCCTCCATATTCGCTTACTTTATTTTCCTGTATAATTTGGTTGCCAAATTAAAGCTTCACTCTCTAATCTATTTAAGGCAATATTTCTTTCATGCTGCTTATCGTTATGCGTTAAAAATATGCATTCCGCTTTTATAAACGGTTTATATTGGTTGTTTATGTATTGAGCTAAATCTTCAAATAACTTTGCATATTCGGTAAGCCAGCCTTCATAAGCAATAATAGGAGCAAAGTTTAGATGAACTTCGTAACCTGCTTCAATAAAAATATTCACCGCTTTTATTCTCTCGATAATTGGACTCGTTTTTGGCGCTAATATCTCACTCATTCTTGTCGGTATCAAACTAAATCTAATCCTTATTTTGTTTTCAGGATTAAAATTAAGTAATTTAGGATTGACATATTTAGTAGCAAAAGTGGCTTTAGCACGTGGATCTTCTTTAAAGAAATTAAATATCTTTAACCAATTAGTGTGTTTCCAATGCAAACTTACATCGGTAGAACAACCTATATCATATGTCCAATATTTAGAATCTGTTTGATTGGAAATTTTAGTCGGTAAGTTTGCTATATGTTTATCCAATACGTCAAGTATTTGATCTATATTTTCATTGATACATAATGTCTCATAGTTATGATGCATAACATAACAATAACTATTTCTGCAACCTCCGGCACAGCCATACATGAAGTTAGGAGTTATGTAATCAGCTGATCTTCCATTAGGACGTACGTGCAAAGTTTTCGTATTTTGTACTATTTTCTTAATCATACGATTTTAAATTAAAGTTTATTTAAACTACTTACTTAGCTTTACAAACTTCAGATTTATTTACTTACGTTGAAATTGTAGTTATAAATTATTAATTACAAATATATCATAAGTTATGGAAAAACCAAGCTATCTAAATTTTGATAATAAAAGTTATAAATGGAAAAATGATATTGAGTATCGTAAATGCCCGGAAAGCTATAGAGTAGGTAAAGGGGAGCAAGGAGTATGCATTTGTCAACCATATAAAAATGAAAATTTGCCTTATTGGAAGTTTAAAACTTCTGAAATTGCTAAAGAAAGTAGTGAAAAAATATCTCGATCTTCATAACAGATATCCAATATCAAGAAGAAAAACACAATCTACGAAAATTCGTTTAAACTGATCCTGAAGAAATTTTATTGAAACTTATAATAAGACTGAAAAATATAACAATAGAGAAGCTGAAATTTTTTCATAGTTTAAGTTCTATTTTAATGGAAAAACAACAAGATAATGCGATTAAATCATTAAAGAAAGCTATTGAACTAGATCCAAGTAAAGTATACTATCACGAAGAGTTTTTTAATAAATTACATAAAATAAATCCGGAGGAAGCACTCGCTTCTATCAAAAGAGCTATAGGGTTAAATCCAAATAAAAAATCATTATATGAAGACCTTATTATTTTGTTGAAAAAGGTAAATTATGATGGAGAAGTAGCAAAAATTACTAAAGTAATTCAAGATTTCCCTAAAAACATACCTAATTTGGTATTAGGTACTGAGGAAACAAAGGATTTGTATCCAATTAGGTTTGGCACAGGAGTAACTGTATCAAAACGTGGGTATTTATGAGTTTTGCACTGTCATCTAGTTGCTTGCTAACTAAGTCTAGAAAAAATAACTTCAACATTGTTACTACACTATATTATATGTTTTGCTGGATGATGACATAGAGAGGAATAATAAGTCACACAACACCCGTGACGGTCACATTAAAACAGTTTCTTCAATCCTTTTTGTAGAAGCTTATTCACAGGATCTGCTTGTTGGTTTTCCTGCGGAGGGCTGTTTTGTTCCTCTGTATTTGTATCCTTTTTCTTTCTGAGACCCAAAGCATCTTTAATAATATTTTCAGGTTTCTTCTCTCCGCTTTTTAAGTCTTTAATAACGCTATTAAATACGTTTTTAACTAAATATGTTTGAAAGGCTTGAACGTCTAATTTATGCTGCGGATTATTTATGAATCCGTATAATTTAACGGCTATAGGCGGTAAATCCGCAATAGTAACACTTGCACTAATATCCATCATATATTGTGGTAAGTTAATTTGACCGCTTGCATTTGTTGTGGCAGGTGAAGCATCTAAACTACATTCATTTAAATTAAGCTTGCCTTGCGTTATATTTCCTCTGGCAATTAAATTTTTGAACGATGTGGATCCGCCACTAAAGGAGCTGTTAATCAGTCGCAATACTCCTTCAGTATTTTTAGCATTATTTACCGCATCTGCTATTCGGTTTAAATCAAATCCGCTTATTTCCCCGTTATCGCTATTTACGTTAAATTGTCCATTTAGATTATTAACATATGTATAAACGCTATTACCGCGAGAAGTAAGATCGGCTTTAAAGCTTAGTCGCCCATCAGTTATTTTTATTTTATCCGATTGCGGAGTGAAGCTTTTGAGATAGGCATTTTTTAAATCGATTTTAATTGCAGCGTTTTGATCTTTGGCTGAACTCACATAACCGGTGCTACTTAGTTCGCCACCGTAAATGCTTGCATTAACTGAAGTAATATTCAGCGTGCCGCCGGTGATATTTAATTTTGCTTTTAAATTATTTATGATTAATGAGTCGTTAGTTAATTTATCAATATTTGCGGATAATTGCCCTTCAATTTCATTTAAAAACCCTAAATTAATAGGATTATTTGACCAAGGAGAATTATTTTTAGCTGTAGGTATGTTTTGAGTAGCAGGACTATTAGTTTTATTTGGAGCAGGAGTAGGACTATTACTTGTAAGAATTTTATCCAAATTCACTAACGGACTATATAAGTTAAGATTAAAATTGGGCTTCTGAGTTTCTAAATTAATATCTCCTTTAATAGATATATTAGTATTAAAAGCGGATATTTTATTATTAATATGGAAAGTATCTTTAATTTTTTGCACTCCTCCGTTTAAATGCAATACTCCAATCTGACTTAAATTACTTACTCCCATAAGAGACATAAACGACTCAAAATTATTAATTTTTAGATTGTGCGAAATAGTTATATCTTGTGCTAAATTTTTAAGCTCAATATCTCCCGTTAGATTAGTATTTGCAGCCGATAAATTAATATTTTGTAATTTTATTGCTTGAGCATTACTAATGACATTAGAAGTAAGTATAAGTTTTTGGTTAATAATAGACGGTAATTTATCGGTCTTTAGTTTTAGAGCATCAAGTATAGGTTTTAAACTATCAGCTTGTAGCATAATATTTGTCTTATCTAAATTAGAGCTAATCTCGGTTATAATGTTACCGGGATTGATAATAATATTTGATTTCAGATTATTACGCTCTATATCATAATTTGCATTTGCTAGTAATTCTATATTTGGATAATTAAGTCTAGCATCTTTAATAGCTATATTTTTACTATCGGCAGTAATTGCCGTAGTTAGCTCGTAGTCATTTTGTAAATCAGCAGGCATACCTAAAGTTTTAGTATTACCTTTAATATTTGTGTTACCTATGAACGCATTATTTTCGCTATCAAATTTTCCTTCGATTGTAATTTTTTCACCGGCAAGATTAATATTGGCACTTAACGGAATTATTTTACCGATTTCTTCAATATTGCCGTCTATATTAATTTGCTGTTCCAAAGCCTTTAAAGCTAAAGTCAAATCTATAGGACCTTTAAGGCTTTTAATTTTAGTCTCTAAGTTAATATCGTTAAATATTTTCTCACTGTTTTTTTCTATATATATTACTTTGCCGTCTATAATTTTAAAATGACTAATCAAAATAGGAAGTGCTAATTCAGTTTTAGTATCGGTAGATTCTACAGAGCTAAGTTCATTTGTTTTGGATGCATTATTAGGTGTAGAAAATTGCCAATTTTTTTGTCCATTACTTAAAACTTCTAGATTTATAATCGGTTTTTGCAGTTCTATAGAAGCTACTTCAATTGCGCCTCTAAAAAGAGGAAAAAGTCGCAATGACGCTTTAGCACCTTCAACGGAAACTAGATGAGGTTCTTTTGTACCGTTTATTGATGATAATTTAATGTCTGATAGTGATATTGCGGGATTCGGTAGTAAAGATAATTTTATGTCGCCGTTAATAGTTAAATCTCTATTTGTAGCCTCTTTAACTTTATCTATTACTATTTCTTTATAATTATTTAAAGGAATAAAGAAAGGAATAACAATTAATAATAATATTATACTTATAAATATAATAAGTGAGTATTTTAAAGTTTTAGGCATAGAGCTTAACCTTCTATTTATATACATATATTAATTATAGTATTTAAGGATTAATTGTCAATTTTATATAATTTACTCAATTAAGGATTAAAATAATTATATTCTATGTCATTCCCACGAGGCGTTGTTGTGTGGATCGGTTTTTCCATCATTGCGAGTAGATGTTGTTGCGTGGACCGGTAAAACCCACTGTGTCACCCCGTGGCTTGACCACGGGGGCCATAAAAACAATAAATACTAATAAATTTAGTATTTTTAAATGGATCCCGTGGCACGCCACGGGATGAAACAGAGGTGAATAAGAATCGTAGGGTACTATAAAGAAATTGAAAACTACGGTAAATTATTCAAGCTTCTCTTTGATAATTTAAAATCACATAATCTTTAGTTATAATAGGAAAAAATTCTTTATTGAAAGGTAATAATTCGGTTGTTTGATCTGAAAATTCTATTTCAATTATGTCACCGGCACCAAAGTTAAGAATATTTTTAATTTTGCCTATTTCTTTATGATCTTGGTTTAATACCGGTAAATGAGTTAAATCCGCTATATAAAATTCATCTTCTTCTAGTTCCGGTAAACTTGCTCTTAAGCAAAATATTTTATAACCTTTTAAATGTTCAGCTTCATTTCGAGTAGCTATATCATTAAATGTACAAATTAATTCTCCTTTGGCATTTTGGCTAATTAGCTTAATATATATATTGGCTCCTGACTCATTTACTAAATTTCTTTCAAGTATTTTTGTAGCAGGGTCGGTAAAAGATTTTAACATTACATGACCTTTAATTCCATGACATGATTTTATTACACCGACTAAAATTAAATTTTCTAAAGAATTCATTAATTTGCCTTTAAATTTTGATAATTATATATAATAATATATTTAAACACTTTTTTACAGACATGATAAAAAAAATAGCTGCCGGCGTCATAATTTGTTTTTCATTATTGTTATTTATAATGTGTGGTGCATTATCGTTTGTTAACTATAATTCGGTTACTAATAATTTTACCAGTCATTTAGGAATTGCGAAAGAAAATATCGGAAAAATAAAGATGCATAAATTTCCTTTGTCCTATTTAGTTATTGAGACGATAAGAGAAGAAGGAAAGTTAGATTTAGAGCAGATTAAAATTCATTTTTCGTTGTGGTCGCTTATAAAATTTAATCCTAAAATTAATAAAATAGATATATTAGATGCTAAATTTTATTCACATTCTAATGTATTAAATATTTATAATCATGAAGAGTTAATAAAGAATTTCTTTAAATATAAATTACAAAATATAAATCTAAATGTTACTAATCTAAGTATTATTAATAAACAAGATTATTCTATTTTAAATTTTAATAATTGTATATTAAAAAAAGAAAATGCTTTATCGTCTAATTACATATTTAAAACTACAAGTAACTATATAGGTAAAATTTCAGGTTCAATTAATAAACGTGACGATATAGTAGATTTTAGTCTTAATATTGATAATAATGATTATGGTTTTAAGTTATCGCAAATTTACAAAGATTCTAAGCTTACTAGCGGCAGTGGTGAATATCAGATTAAAAATTTAGCATCGGTAATGTATAATATATTACCGGATTTAAACCATCTTTTTAATAAATTTAATCAACATGAGGCAGTAAACGTTAAATTTAATATTTCAAATAATGAAGATGCAATAGAACTAAAAGACATAGTAATAGCATCATCTTTTATTATTGGTCATGGATTTGTTAACATTGCTAAAAATGATAATATTACTACTAATGTAAAACTAGATTTTCCTAAAATAGATTTAAGTTCGTTAATTTCTCCAAATGCAGAGGGAACATTTAATACTTCTTCTTCAAATATTAGATTTATTTTTGCCAATAAATTACTTAAAGCAGACGTGGCAATTAACGAAATAATTTTAAGTAATAATGAAGAACTAAAAAAAATAGTCTTTTCTTCTAACTTATCAAAGGGTACTTTAAAGATAAATGAATTTTCAGGTAATATTAAATCAGGTGGAGAATTTAAGCTGACAGGTAATGTAACACAGAATGCCGTTAGAAGTATGTTCGATGGACAGCTATATTTAAAGCACAACGATATAAATTCGTTACTGCATATTTTAGGATTTAACGACGTTACTATTAAAGAAGCTATTCCTTTTAGCTTGTCATCGGATTTAAAACTCACTTTAATAGATTTATTTTTTAAAAATTTATTACTCAAAACAGATCATTTAAATTTATCAGGAAATTTTTCTAGTAAATTTATTGCTCAAACACCTCGTTTAGACGCTACGCTTAATATATCTTCGCTTGACTTAAGCAGTAGAACGTATCCAATAATTTCGCCGCTTATCGAATTTACAAAAAATTTAACTAAAGATATGAAAGCTCTAGATTATCCAAGTAAATTCATCCCTATTAGAACAATAGGATATTTAGCTAATTTAGATATTCTGATAGATAGCGTTAAGTATAACGATCATGTATTTGACAAAATGAATTTGCTTGCTAAAATCGTACCAGCTAATATAAAAATTAGTAATTTAGATTTTAAAACTGCTAACAGCTATTTATCAACTAGCTGGAACTTAGATGCATCGAGTGTATTGCCGTCTTTGACCGTAGAAATTAAGGACGGTAATCTTACTACTGATTTATTATCACCGGCAGGAATGCTGAATTTAAGAAATAAATTAATAAATGATTATAGTTTAGATAAAGCTACCTTACAAGTTTCCGGTACATTGTCGACATTATTACAAAATGATTTAATATTGAAAAATGTTAAATTTTATGTAGCAAATAATAATAATTTATTACAATTTAATAATATTGAAGCAGAATTATTAGGTGGTAAGCTTCAAGGTAACGGCAATATTTTATTAGAACCTTATGCTATAAATTTCGTATATGCTTTAAATACAATAGATTTAAACAAAGTTTCAGCTCTTATGCCTAAAATATTTACTGCAAGTGGCGGAAAAATAAGTATAAGCGGTAGTTTAGGAACTAACGGTAACACTCTTCAAAGCCAGCTATATAACCTTACTACAAAATCACAATTTGCTATAAACAATATAGATGTTAATAATTTTGCAATTGATGCTTTTATAGAAAAAATTGATACAGCTGATTATAAGGTACAAAATTTAGATAAAGATATAAATAGTGCTATAACCACAGGCCAAGAAAATATTAGAGGTATAAGCGGTGATATTGAACTACAAAAAGGTATTGCCCTTTTAAAGAAAGTAAAATTTGCAACACAATATAGTAGCGGTGCGGCCTCTTTTGCAGTTAATATATATAATTTTGATATGGATGCATCTAGTATTTTATCATTTTACGTGCCGGCAAGGCTTGTTAAGTTAAATACCTCAAATACAAGTTCTGATAAAGATAGCTTGGCACATCTTAATATAAAAATGCAAGGGAGTATTTTTGCTCCTAAGAAAACTTTTGATAGTAGTGAGCTAAAAAAATTACTTATACCCCAAACAACTGAAGACACAATTACTACAGATAACCATTAAAAATAAAAATAAATGACTAATACTAAAACTTTAGAAGCAAATATTAGCTTTGAAGAAGCTTTAAAAGAGCTTGAGGAAATTGTTAAAAAAATAGATAACGGACAAGAGAGTCTAGAGACGGCAGTTAATAGCTTTGAAAGAGGTATTTTACTTAAGAATCATTGTGAGAAAAAACTAAAAGAAGCTCGGTTAAAAATTGAAAAAATTACTAAACTTGCTGATTCTACAGTGGTCTTAGAAGAGATGGAAGTGTAGTGTTGACATAAAGCATACATTGTACTAATACCATAAGATGACAAAGAAATGTAATTATAGCTTTTCTGCTGAAAAAATTATAAGTTAATAAGTGAGCGCAAGGTAAGTTTTGAAGAAATAATATCAGTTATAGAAAGTAATTGTTTATTGGATATAATAGAACATCCAAATCCTAATAAATATTCAGAGCAAAAAATGTATATAGTTAAATTTAATGAATACGCCTATTTAGTGCCTTTTATTAGTGAAGTTGATAGAACAATTTTTTTAAAGACTATTATTCCACGTCACAAAGCTACTCAGGAATATCTAAAAATAGGAAAAGTAATGAGAAATAAAGAGAATATATCAAATATAATACTAGATGCTGAAGAAAGCGCATTGCTCGAGTCTTTTGAAAATGATGAATGGCAAAGAATTAAAAATTTTGAACAAGAGAAACATATATCACAAGTGGCAGAAGCGAATTATTTAAAAAAAGATACTCGAATAAATATTCGTATTTCTAGTAGTGATTTAATGAGAATAAAACAAAAAGCTGCTTATGAGGGATTACCTTATCAAACTCTTATTTCTAGTATATTACATAAATATTCAGCAGGACATGGTTAATAATACCTATGTAATCATATAATTGACTTTATCTATACCGTTCCTAATATTGTTTTGATGAGTTTTTGTGTTGGATGTTTATATTTAACAAAATACATTATTCCTAATAATTTTCAAAAAGAAGAGCTTGGAAGTCTTGGTGGGTTTTGATCAGGTGTAGTCGTTAGTATGTATGCGGTATCAACCGGTTTTGTATTAATTTATTTACTTGGTAATTTTAATAAAGCACAAGAAGGGGTGGCAGCAGAATCTATAGTGTTGATGAGGCTTGCAGATAGTGTAGGTTGGCTTCCAGGCCTACAATTTATCTAGATATTAAAAATTATACCAAAGGTGTAATGCGGCGTGAATGGCAATTAATGAAAGACGGCAAGCAAATCGGTCATGAAGTTCTTAGTTTCCTCCAAGATATTAATAAGAGACTAAAAGCTTATAAAGCACGCGAGCAAATGCAGCTATTGACTAAGCAGGTAAATCATTGAAGAGATAAAAGAGCTTTATACAGTAAGGTATAAAAGGATTAAAATGTCCTATTTTTCCTTAAATATTCAATATTGGATAGTTGTATGTATAATGACTGCTATTAATTTAATTTTTGTCTGTATGCTTGGCACCAAGCTTTATTTACATAAGATTTCGGTTGGTTTAGTTTGTATCACTTCATCATCAATGCTTTTGTTATTATTTATATTAGACAAACCTTTTCGAGGTCCTTTTGCCGTAAATCAATATGACCTTATTAAGGCTGTACATTATATTGAGAGATTAAATTAGTGATATCTGTAACAACATAACGCCATAATTTATCCGTGCCTTTAGTAATACCTATACGAGCAGTAGTAGAGTAGGGTAGCTTTAAGCCGATATCGCCGACAAAAAATTCGTTGTTATTTATGAGATCGCATTTATTATGAGAAATATTAATTCCTAAATATTTGCATAATTTACCCGGACCGTTGAGGTATAGATTTTCAGGCGAAATAACATGTACGCCTCTTATTAAGGTCGCAGCAGGGAAACCTTTAGCTTCGGTTACGAAATTTAAACAATAATACATTCCGTAAATTAAATAGACATAGCTAAAGCCTGCAGGACCAAACATTATATCCGTTCTTTTTGTCCGCCCTCTTGCTGCATGGCAAGCAGGATCATTCTGCCCTATATAGCTTTCAGTTTCAGTAATGATAGCTGTTTTACCTTGGAAATAAAGAGTTTTACCGATTAACTCAGTGCTTACTACATTAGTATCTCTTGCAAAAAATTCACGAGGTAAAGGGATTAGTTTATTCATGTTTTTGAAAAAAAATATTTAAATTCTTATTCCATTTTGTAGGAGTGAAGTTAGTAATTGCATATTCAGATATATTATTTATATAAAAAGGATCTTCTCTTAATATATCTTTAAGCTGACTTAGTTTTTCTATATTAGCTAAAATAATACCGCCAATTCTTGGATGTATAGGACCTAATAAAATGTCCTTTATCATAACATGTATCTAAACATTTTCTATGTTGCGTAATAAATTTTCAATAGAAGAAAGATCTAAGCCTAAGGTATATTTAAGGTTTACAATAAACATAATTTATATTTTTTTATTAAGTGGTTTAGAATTTTTTATAGAGATTGGAACTGTATCATATCCGCCGTCGCAAAACGGTTGACATTTGATAATTCTTTTAAAGGTAAACCACAAGCCTTTTATGCTGCCGTGCATTGATATAGCTTCTTTGGCATATTCAGAACAAGTGGGGTGAAACCGGCAATTATTGCCAAGTAGTGGAGAAATGAAATATTGATAAAATCTAAGTAATAATAATAAGATTCTAGTCATTTTGAAGCTTGTCTATTATTTCCCCCATTTTTTCTTGAGTTAGATCTTCATAATAATCGTCATTAATCTGTACGACCGGAGCGTTAACGCATGCTCCCAAACATTCTATCTCGCTTAAAGTAAATTTTTGATCTTCAGTAGTTTCTTTGAGTTTTACACCTAATTTCTTTTCGCAAATTTTCATTATATCATCAC harbors:
- the rpsD gene encoding 30S ribosomal protein S4, with protein sequence MTKIVRSKYKASRRLGVSLWGDSKDAFNTRNYRPGQHGQNTMIKTSDYGLHLKAKQRLKCHYGRVTEKQFRNIFALAQKMKGNTGENFIGLLESRLDTVVYRMNIAPTIFAARQLVSHGHIKLNGKKADIASIRLKAGDVIEVKESVKQIPLIQESVSKQGQTTPGYLSFDVPSLTGKYLRVPALSDVPYPFEAEVHLVIELYSR
- the cyoE gene encoding heme o synthase, which encodes MSSLVRPINLGKINNSQSTVKDYILLMKPRVMSLVIFTGFVGMWLAPYSVHPFIAGIAVVCIALGAGSAGAINMWYDRDIDSLMKRTQKRPIVRGVIESDEALSFGLITGFFAVFFMALCVNLLASFLLLFTIFYYICIYTIWLKRRSIQNIVIGGVSGALPPVIGYAAVSNTISLESIILFLIIFIWTPPHSWALALFCNDDYKNCKVPMMPAVKGTVYTKKQILIYSILLFIVSLMPFFIGMNNFIYLIISGILGVVFLYYAGSLFYDTPDNKQAKRFFAYSIFYLFFIFLLLYSTNTISTIS
- a CDS encoding spore photoproduct lyase family protein gives rise to the protein MIKKIVQNTKTLHVRPNGRSADYITPNFMYGCAGGCRNSYCYVMHHNYETLCINENIDQILDVLDKHIANLPTKISNQTDSKYWTYDIGCSTDVSLHWKHTNWLKIFNFFKEDPRAKATFATKYVNPKLLNFNPENKIRIRFSLIPTRMSEILAPKTSPIIERIKAVNIFIEAGYEVHLNFAPIIAYEGWLTEYAKLFEDLAQYINNQYKPFIKAECIFLTHNDKQHERNIALNRLESEALIWQPNYTGK
- a CDS encoding DUF4385 family protein; this encodes MEKPSYLNFDNKSYKWKNDIEYRKCPESYRVGKGEQGVCICQPYKNENLPYWKFKTSEIAKESSEKISRSS
- a CDS encoding tetratricopeptide repeat protein; translation: MEKQQDNAIKSLKKAIELDPSKVYYHEEFFNKLHKINPEEALASIKRAIGLNPNKKSLYEDLIILLKKVNYDGEVAKITKVIQDFPKNIPNLVLGTEETKDLYPIRFGTGVTVSKRGYL
- a CDS encoding AsmA family protein, which produces MPKTLKYSLIIFISIILLLIVIPFFIPLNNYKEIVIDKVKEATNRDLTINGDIKLSLLPNPAISLSDIKLSSINGTKEPHLVSVEGAKASLRLFPLFRGAIEVASIELQKPIINLEVLSNGQKNWQFSTPNNASKTNELSSVESTDTKTELALPILISHFKIIDGKVIYIEKNSEKIFNDINLETKIKSLKGPIDLTLALKALEQQINIDGNIEEIGKIIPLSANINLAGEKITIEGKFDSENNAFIGNTNIKGNTKTLGMPADLQNDYELTTAITADSKNIAIKDARLNYPNIELLANANYDIERNNLKSNIIINPGNIITEISSNLDKTNIMLQADSLKPILDALKLKTDKLPSIINQKLILTSNVISNAQAIKLQNINLSAANTNLTGDIELKNLAQDITISHNLKINNFESFMSLMGVSNLSQIGVLHLNGGVQKIKDTFHINNKISAFNTNISIKGDINLETQKPNFNLNLYSPLVNLDKILTSNSPTPAPNKTNSPATQNIPTAKNNSPWSNNPINLGFLNEIEGQLSANIDKLTNDSLIINNLKAKLNITGGTLNITSVNASIYGGELSSTGYVSSAKDQNAAIKIDLKNAYLKSFTPQSDKIKITDGRLSFKADLTSRGNSVYTYVNNLNGQFNVNSDNGEISGFDLNRIADAVNNAKNTEGVLRLINSSFSGGSTSFKNLIARGNITQGKLNLNECSLDASPATTNASGQINLPQYMMDISASVTIADLPPIAVKLYGFINNPQHKLDVQAFQTYLVKNVFNSVIKDLKSGEKKPENIIKDALGLRKKKDTNTEEQNSPPQENQQADPVNKLLQKGLKKLF
- the rimM gene encoding ribosome maturation factor RimM (Essential for efficient processing of 16S rRNA), with the protein product MNSLENLILVGVIKSCHGIKGHVMLKSFTDPATKILERNLVNESGANIYIKLISQNAKGELICTFNDIATRNEAEHLKGYKIFCLRASLPELEEDEFYIADLTHLPVLNQDHKEIGKIKNILNFGAGDIIEIEFSDQTTELLPFNKEFFPIITKDYVILNYQREA